A single region of the Halorussus sp. MSC15.2 genome encodes:
- a CDS encoding DUF1616 domain-containing protein — protein sequence MDRRTLRLLVPRPVRRFPADLAAVLALDAATCLVVFLPVLADSSLRVGLGLAFALLAPGYALTAALFPERGPAGSEDAGPANLGCEDADSTDPESTESARGNVTFLSGVRRLRAIGGWERLALSLGLSLAVVPLLGVVLNFTPVGVRLVPIVFSVGAFTAATAVVAAVRRWSLPPRDRFRVPYREWYAAARSGLLAGETRTDRLLNVALAVSMILALGSVGYAVTSAERGQQYTEFYLLSSTGDGQLTAENYPTEFVRGESKRLTVGVTNREGERTNYTVVVELQRVADNGSGNATVVERRDLHRFRTVLGPNETWQHRHTVTPTMTGPNLRLQYLLYRGEPPADPRVANAYEETHLWVNVTDSRNEAVGPVGD from the coding sequence ATGGACCGCCGTACCCTCCGACTGCTGGTCCCGCGTCCGGTGCGACGCTTCCCCGCGGACCTCGCGGCGGTCCTCGCGCTCGACGCGGCGACCTGTCTCGTCGTCTTCCTGCCGGTCCTCGCGGACTCGTCGCTCCGCGTCGGTCTCGGACTGGCGTTCGCGCTCCTCGCGCCCGGATACGCGCTCACGGCGGCGCTGTTCCCGGAGCGCGGCCCCGCCGGAAGCGAAGACGCTGGACCGGCGAACCTCGGCTGCGAGGACGCCGACTCCACCGACCCGGAGTCCACCGAGAGCGCGAGGGGGAACGTGACGTTTCTCTCCGGCGTCCGACGACTCCGGGCCATCGGTGGTTGGGAACGCCTCGCGCTGTCGCTGGGCCTGAGTCTCGCCGTCGTCCCGCTGCTCGGGGTGGTACTCAACTTCACGCCGGTCGGCGTCCGACTCGTTCCCATCGTGTTCTCGGTCGGTGCGTTCACGGCCGCTACGGCGGTCGTCGCCGCCGTGCGCCGGTGGAGCCTCCCGCCACGGGACCGATTCCGCGTCCCGTACCGGGAGTGGTACGCCGCGGCCCGGTCCGGTCTCCTCGCCGGGGAGACGCGCACCGACCGACTGCTGAACGTCGCGCTCGCGGTGTCGATGATACTAGCGCTCGGAAGCGTCGGGTACGCGGTCACGTCCGCCGAACGCGGCCAGCAGTACACCGAGTTCTACCTGCTCTCGTCCACCGGCGACGGGCAACTGACCGCGGAGAACTACCCGACCGAGTTCGTCCGCGGGGAGAGCAAGCGACTGACCGTCGGCGTCACCAACCGCGAGGGCGAGCGCACCAACTACACCGTGGTCGTCGAACTCCAGCGCGTCGCGGACAACGGGAGCGGGAACGCCACGGTGGTCGAACGCCGGGACCTCCACCGATTCCGGACAGTCCTCGGGCCGAACGAGACGTGGCAGCACCGCCACACCGTGACGCCGACGATGACCGGGCCGAACCTCCGACTCCAGTACCTGCTGTATCGCGGCGAACCGCCCGCCGACCCACGCGTGGCGAACGCCTACGAGGAGACTCACCTCTGGGTGAACGTCACCGACTCGCGGAACGAGGCCGTCGGGCCGGTCGGCGACTGA
- a CDS encoding spermidine synthase encodes MPNPSRTKTLTLLAITYVVSFCSFAYEFVYSELLTVMYGGTVTQYVITVGLYFFSLGIGSALSDELQGEAPSNFFRTEVYLAAVAPAGFMLVVGLNSVAIPETVPPELVWVVARLPAVAVGFLSGFELPLLTRMVERTDESGTLLPSSVVRIFERVHGVVLGVFAWFWSVERTTGDRSGLSVVLAMDYVGGLFGAIVYAKVLYPALGLVPTIFVLALLNCVAALVFVVRFSERPWGLFADERRGLVSRESGALLAVCLLLTAGYAGAVANHRQVDRSVTELYLEQQIESEYDRGAMDAEITSQWTTQYQHVVRYDRTWTGSGPNPHFSGKTEQCLRLGTAVQLCESWADSYHQGLVDVPMSMYENSPETNVLVVGGGDWIAIDHLRQYDVSVDHVDLDGEFMRHARNESFFSRWHDDAYQYDRLNTTVGDGYAYLQNTDESYDLVLLDIPGATDDDLLKLYSKEFYGSLRRHLEPDGTVVAWGYSQYGFPEHHKAYVNTVRAAGFDQFVPYWAWEDVDGDGETERVEQFYVLASGQRPEFPAPDSAEATDYVRTYSDRYRDLRWREIPRYRGVRVNSLFHPNYDILVDT; translated from the coding sequence ATGCCGAACCCCTCTCGAACCAAGACGCTGACGCTACTCGCCATCACCTACGTCGTCTCGTTCTGTAGCTTCGCCTACGAGTTCGTCTACTCCGAGTTACTGACGGTGATGTACGGCGGCACCGTGACCCAGTACGTCATCACCGTCGGCCTCTACTTCTTCAGTCTCGGCATCGGGTCGGCGCTCTCCGACGAGTTGCAGGGCGAGGCGCCGTCGAACTTCTTCCGGACCGAGGTGTACCTCGCCGCGGTCGCACCCGCCGGATTCATGCTCGTCGTCGGTCTGAACAGCGTCGCCATCCCGGAGACCGTCCCGCCCGAACTCGTCTGGGTCGTGGCCCGACTTCCCGCCGTCGCGGTCGGGTTCCTTTCGGGCTTCGAACTCCCGCTGCTGACCCGGATGGTCGAGCGGACCGACGAGTCGGGCACGCTACTCCCTTCGAGTGTCGTCCGCATCTTCGAGCGAGTCCACGGGGTCGTCCTCGGCGTCTTCGCATGGTTCTGGAGCGTCGAACGGACGACGGGCGACCGGAGCGGCCTGTCGGTGGTGCTGGCGATGGACTACGTCGGCGGTCTGTTCGGCGCTATCGTCTACGCGAAGGTACTCTACCCCGCGCTCGGACTGGTTCCGACTATATTCGTGCTGGCGCTGCTGAACTGCGTCGCCGCGCTGGTCTTCGTCGTCCGGTTCAGCGAGCGCCCGTGGGGACTGTTCGCCGACGAGCGCCGCGGACTGGTGAGTCGGGAGTCCGGAGCGCTGTTGGCGGTCTGTCTCCTGTTGACCGCCGGGTACGCGGGCGCCGTCGCCAACCACCGACAGGTGGACCGGAGCGTGACCGAACTCTACCTCGAACAGCAGATAGAGTCCGAGTACGACAGGGGTGCGATGGACGCCGAAATCACGAGTCAGTGGACCACTCAGTACCAGCACGTCGTCCGGTACGACCGGACGTGGACCGGTTCGGGACCGAACCCGCACTTCTCGGGGAAGACCGAGCAGTGTCTGCGTCTCGGCACCGCGGTCCAACTCTGCGAGAGTTGGGCCGACTCCTACCATCAGGGACTGGTGGACGTGCCGATGTCGATGTACGAGAACTCGCCCGAGACGAACGTCCTCGTCGTCGGCGGCGGCGACTGGATAGCCATCGACCACCTCCGGCAGTACGACGTCAGCGTGGACCACGTGGACCTCGACGGCGAGTTCATGCGCCACGCGCGAAACGAGTCGTTCTTCTCGCGCTGGCACGACGACGCCTACCAGTACGACCGACTGAACACCACGGTGGGCGACGGCTACGCGTACCTCCAGAACACCGACGAGAGCTACGACCTCGTGTTGCTCGACATCCCCGGCGCGACCGACGACGACCTGCTCAAACTCTACTCGAAGGAGTTCTACGGGTCGCTCCGGCGGCACCTCGAACCCGACGGTACGGTCGTCGCGTGGGGGTACTCCCAGTACGGGTTCCCCGAGCATCACAAGGCGTACGTGAACACGGTCCGGGCGGCCGGGTTCGACCAGTTCGTCCCGTACTGGGCGTGGGAAGACGTGGACGGCGACGGCGAGACCGAACGCGTCGAGCAGTTCTACGTCCTCGCGTCCGGCCAGCGCCCGGAGTTCCCCGCGCCCGACTCGGCCGAAGCGACCGACTACGTTCGAACGTACAGTGACCGCTATCGCGACCTGCGATGGCGCGAGATTCCCCGCTACCGCGGCGTGAGGGTGAACTCGCTGTTCCACCCCAACTACGACATCCTCGTCGATACCTGA
- a CDS encoding DUF4350 domain-containing protein — protein sequence MTDDGPDARAFDRSDIDWPRVLLVALVVAVAAAGVTGAATSDAAFGAYNYGWDGTSELRTQAEAVGAEVSIVRDTRDYDSVAPSDSVAVVLSPDSAYRPDETARVAEFVDRGGTLVVAADVGRNANPLLAAVGTSARIDGTPVRDERHNYRTASLPVATNSSDHPLVGNVSALTLNYGTVVRPGGATVLVNTSEYAYLDRNRNGTLDSSETPERRPVATVERVGAGRVVVVSDPSVFVNAMLDRSDNRAFARSLLATGDRVLLDYSHSAGVPPLVATVLDLRASPLAQVAVGAFGLALVGVWTRSDEMRSRWTRADQSRSGLAGRLSARIRGESASDGRSPTLSTDEVVAAVQRRHPEWSDDRVRRVARRLDRGPGESNPSDRGSGPDASGDSAESRDGRK from the coding sequence GTGACCGACGACGGTCCCGACGCGCGGGCGTTCGACCGCTCCGACATCGACTGGCCGCGCGTGCTCCTCGTCGCGCTCGTCGTCGCAGTCGCCGCGGCGGGCGTGACGGGGGCCGCCACCTCGGACGCCGCGTTCGGAGCGTACAACTACGGGTGGGACGGCACGTCGGAACTACGGACGCAAGCCGAGGCGGTCGGCGCGGAGGTCAGCATCGTCCGGGACACTCGGGACTACGATTCCGTCGCGCCGAGCGACTCCGTGGCGGTGGTCCTCTCGCCCGACAGCGCCTACCGGCCCGACGAGACGGCACGCGTCGCCGAGTTCGTGGACCGCGGCGGGACGCTCGTCGTCGCCGCGGACGTCGGTCGCAACGCCAATCCGCTGCTGGCCGCGGTGGGGACCAGCGCCCGCATCGACGGGACGCCGGTCCGCGACGAGCGACACAACTACCGGACGGCGTCGCTCCCGGTGGCGACGAACAGTTCAGACCACCCGCTCGTCGGAAACGTGTCGGCGCTCACGCTGAACTACGGGACCGTCGTGCGACCCGGCGGCGCGACCGTTCTGGTCAACACCTCCGAGTACGCCTACCTCGACCGGAACCGGAACGGGACGCTCGACTCGTCCGAGACGCCCGAGCGCCGTCCCGTGGCGACGGTCGAGCGGGTCGGCGCGGGCCGGGTCGTGGTCGTGAGCGACCCCAGCGTGTTCGTCAACGCGATGCTCGACCGGTCGGACAACCGGGCGTTCGCCCGGTCGCTGCTGGCCACCGGCGACCGCGTCCTCCTCGACTACTCTCACTCGGCGGGGGTGCCGCCGCTCGTCGCGACTGTCCTCGACCTCCGGGCCTCGCCGCTCGCGCAGGTCGCGGTCGGCGCGTTCGGACTGGCGCTCGTCGGCGTCTGGACGCGCTCGGACGAGATGCGCTCGCGCTGGACGCGGGCCGACCAGTCCCGGTCGGGACTGGCGGGTCGGCTTTCCGCCCGTATCCGCGGCGAATCGGCGTCGGACGGTCGGTCGCCGACGCTCTCCACCGACGAGGTGGTGGCCGCGGTCCAGCGTCGCCACCCCGAGTGGAGCGACGACAGGGTGCGCCGGGTCGCCCGCCGACTCGACCGGGGTCCGGGAGAGTCGAATCCCTCCGACCGAGGGTCGGGACCCGACGCATCGGGCGACTCGGCCGAGTCCCGAGACGGTCGGAAATAG
- a CDS encoding aldo/keto reductase, with product MEYTTLGDTGMEVSRICLGCMSFGSSDWRPWVLDPEEGEEILERAIDLGINFFDTANMYSNGESERVLGDALDGRRDESVVATKAYFQMDEDDPNSGGLSRKALEQELENSLDRLGMDTIDLYQIHRWDYDTPIEQTLRALDDAVRRGKVRHVGASSMWARQFADALYTSDRLGLERFQTMQNHYNLVYREEEREMLPLCDEENVGVLPWSPLARGYLTRPHEDIDATTRGESEEHMYEHPYREGGGKEINERVQELAADKGVTMAQISLAWLLHKDWVDAPIVGTTSVEHLEDAVEALDIDLSASDIAYLEEPYEPVEVSGHD from the coding sequence ATGGAGTACACGACGCTCGGCGACACGGGTATGGAGGTCAGTCGAATCTGTCTCGGCTGTATGAGTTTCGGGTCGAGCGACTGGCGGCCGTGGGTACTCGACCCCGAGGAGGGCGAGGAGATACTCGAGCGCGCCATCGACCTCGGCATCAACTTCTTCGACACCGCCAACATGTACTCGAACGGCGAGAGCGAGCGCGTCCTCGGCGACGCCCTCGACGGCCGCCGCGACGAGAGCGTGGTCGCGACGAAAGCCTACTTCCAGATGGACGAGGACGACCCCAACTCCGGGGGGCTGTCGCGGAAGGCTCTCGAACAGGAGTTGGAGAACAGCCTCGACCGACTGGGGATGGACACCATCGACCTGTACCAGATTCACCGATGGGACTACGACACGCCCATCGAGCAGACGCTGCGCGCGCTGGACGACGCGGTGCGCCGGGGGAAGGTTCGTCACGTCGGGGCGTCCTCGATGTGGGCTCGACAGTTCGCCGACGCGCTCTACACCAGCGACCGACTCGGACTCGAACGCTTCCAGACGATGCAGAACCACTACAACCTCGTCTACCGCGAGGAGGAGCGCGAGATGCTCCCGCTCTGTGACGAGGAGAACGTCGGCGTGCTGCCGTGGAGTCCGCTCGCTCGCGGCTACCTCACCCGCCCGCACGAGGACATCGACGCGACGACGCGGGGCGAGTCCGAGGAACACATGTACGAACATCCGTACCGCGAGGGCGGCGGAAAGGAGATTAACGAGCGCGTGCAGGAACTCGCCGCCGACAAGGGCGTGACGATGGCCCAGATTTCGCTCGCGTGGCTCCTCCACAAGGACTGGGTGGACGCGCCCATCGTCGGCACCACGAGCGTCGAGCATCTGGAAGACGCGGTGGAGGCCCTCGATATCGACCTCTCGGCCAGCGATATCGCGTATCTGGAGGAACCGTACGAACCGGTCGAGGTGTCGGGCCACGACTGA
- a CDS encoding aminotransferase class III-fold pyridoxal phosphate-dependent enzyme, whose protein sequence is MPDRSDSSGSRARREKTHERYERAKELIPGGTQLLSKRAEMMAPDQWPAYYSEAEGARVTDLDGNEYVDMSFMGIGACVLGYGDEDVDASARRAIDEGVMATLNCPQEVELAEELVKMHPWADMVRFGRPGGEAMAMAVRLARAYSGEETVAFCGYHGWHDWYLAANLETDENLEGHLLPGLDPNGVPESLEGTSKPFHYNEIEELVRIARENDLGAIVMEPIRNEEPRDGFLERVREIADEEDAPLVVDEITSGFRATPGGYHAALDLDPDVAVYGKAMGNGYPIAAVVGRERVMDEAEESFLSSTYWTERVGPSAALATLRKFRSENVHDHLVSIGEQVTSGWEDLAEDHGVEIATKGLAPLTKFVVKHDEGQAAKTLFTQEMLDRGYLAGNAIYTSYAHTEPMVEAYLDAADDAFASVATALEEGSVRERLNGPVAHTKFERLN, encoded by the coding sequence ATGCCTGACCGGTCTGATAGCTCGGGGAGTCGCGCTCGCCGCGAGAAGACTCACGAGCGCTACGAACGCGCGAAGGAACTCATCCCCGGCGGGACCCAACTCCTCTCGAAGCGGGCGGAGATGATGGCTCCCGACCAGTGGCCCGCCTACTACAGCGAGGCCGAGGGGGCGCGCGTCACCGACTTGGACGGGAACGAGTACGTCGATATGAGTTTCATGGGTATCGGAGCGTGCGTCCTCGGGTACGGAGACGAAGACGTGGACGCCAGCGCCAGACGGGCCATCGACGAGGGGGTGATGGCCACGCTGAACTGCCCGCAGGAGGTAGAACTCGCCGAGGAACTCGTGAAGATGCACCCGTGGGCCGACATGGTCCGGTTCGGCCGACCGGGCGGGGAGGCGATGGCGATGGCGGTCCGACTGGCGCGGGCGTACTCGGGCGAGGAGACCGTGGCGTTCTGCGGCTATCACGGCTGGCACGACTGGTACCTCGCGGCGAATCTGGAGACCGACGAGAACCTCGAAGGCCACCTGCTGCCGGGTCTCGACCCGAACGGCGTCCCCGAGAGCCTCGAAGGGACGAGCAAACCGTTCCACTACAACGAAATCGAGGAACTGGTACGCATCGCACGCGAGAACGACCTCGGCGCGATAGTGATGGAACCGATACGGAACGAGGAACCCCGAGACGGCTTTCTGGAGCGCGTCAGGGAAATCGCAGACGAGGAAGACGCTCCGCTCGTGGTGGACGAGATTACGTCGGGCTTCCGGGCCACTCCCGGCGGCTACCACGCCGCGCTGGACCTCGACCCCGACGTCGCCGTCTACGGGAAGGCGATGGGGAACGGCTATCCCATCGCGGCGGTCGTCGGCCGCGAGCGCGTGATGGACGAGGCCGAGGAGAGTTTCCTGAGCAGCACGTACTGGACCGAACGCGTCGGGCCGAGCGCCGCCCTCGCCACGCTCCGGAAGTTCCGCTCGGAGAACGTCCACGACCACCTCGTGAGCATCGGCGAGCAGGTCACCAGCGGATGGGAGGACCTCGCCGAGGACCACGGCGTCGAGATAGCGACCAAGGGATTGGCCCCGCTCACGAAGTTCGTCGTGAAACACGACGAGGGGCAGGCGGCCAAGACCCTGTTCACGCAGGAGATGCTCGACCGCGGATACCTCGCGGGGAACGCCATCTACACGAGTTACGCGCACACCGAACCGATGGTCGAAGCGTATCTGGACGCGGCGGACGACGCGTTCGCGTCGGTGGCAACCGCGCTGGAGGAGGGGAGCGTCCGCGAACGACTGAACGGACCGGTAGCTCACACCAAGTTCGAGCGACTGAACTGA
- a CDS encoding DUF2617 family protein yields the protein MSSTETRRLHFAYAASEPNLAAFDVKRVVPSQLLGAPAALTVIGASHYVGVPELNFHEVCSCEPISGESTAETPLRRGVEREFAFENDRVRVETSAEVRPIDAFPGSEAADAAFRFGPDAWTTIELAASDDSERSSASESAAYETYHTYPEHGLAVYTETTLRRTRASTDPQKQQQSRTAEQTDDSTDAVRTTGDRPIPGDSR from the coding sequence ATGTCATCCACCGAAACTCGCCGACTCCACTTCGCGTACGCCGCCAGCGAACCGAATCTGGCGGCGTTCGACGTGAAGCGCGTCGTCCCGAGTCAGTTGCTCGGCGCGCCCGCCGCCCTGACCGTCATCGGCGCGTCCCACTACGTCGGCGTCCCCGAACTGAACTTCCACGAGGTCTGCTCGTGCGAGCCGATTTCCGGCGAATCGACCGCCGAGACGCCTCTCCGACGTGGCGTCGAGCGAGAGTTCGCGTTCGAGAACGACCGCGTCCGCGTCGAGACCAGCGCAGAGGTGCGACCTATCGACGCGTTCCCCGGTTCGGAGGCGGCCGACGCCGCCTTCCGATTCGGCCCGGACGCGTGGACGACTATCGAACTCGCCGCGTCCGACGACTCAGAGCGGTCCTCCGCTTCCGAATCCGCGGCGTACGAGACGTACCACACGTACCCCGAACACGGTCTCGCGGTGTACACGGAGACGACGCTCCGTCGGACGCGAGCGTCCACCGACCCTCAGAAACAGCAACAGTCTCGGACTGCCGAGCAGACCGACGATTCGACCGACGCTGTTCGAACGACCGGCGACCGACCCATCCCCGGAGACTCACGATGA
- a CDS encoding DUF58 domain-containing protein gives MRAERRYWGVAVVGALLALSAVTLDRPVLLAGAAGIGAWLLSRQFDFIRASTAVRSDLQIEQDPDRLTTLTDQRVPVTLGARLAGPSALSLRVESRPPVSMRRAAGGDRSAERTDGPVLRLPPGETSARRTDTYESPVAGDHAFDAPRVTAADPAGLFSQRFPHGPEATISVEPRRPRDVHVGEGGERVMATGGDRSGRRSESGLEFAELREYVTGDPARNIDWKTTARMGEPYVREYESQPRHATALVFDHRASLGQGPDGATKLDYLRQVALAVARNARERGDPVGLYAVGDEGPTELLGPEVEDRRYEEVRRALRESTPTAAVGGSGPSVTPATARRRADDLDGDASEYATTLRPYFEAADRYVSQLDDHPLAETVRVARSRFKSADLNVLFTDDADPVETIETVKLLQQGESRVLVFLAPSVLFEPGGLADFERGYARYLEFEEFRRRLERLDRVTAFEVGPGDRVDAILDDRRRRAET, from the coding sequence GTGCGAGCCGAGCGACGCTACTGGGGGGTGGCCGTCGTCGGCGCGTTGCTCGCGCTCTCGGCCGTCACCCTCGACCGACCCGTGCTCCTCGCGGGAGCCGCGGGTATCGGCGCGTGGTTGCTCTCCCGCCAGTTCGACTTCATCCGGGCCTCGACCGCGGTGCGGTCGGACCTCCAAATCGAGCAGGACCCCGACCGCCTGACGACGCTCACGGACCAGCGGGTGCCGGTCACTCTCGGGGCGCGACTCGCGGGTCCCTCGGCGCTCTCGCTCCGCGTGGAGTCGCGCCCGCCCGTCTCGATGCGCCGCGCCGCGGGCGGCGACCGGAGCGCGGAGCGTACCGACGGCCCGGTCCTCAGGCTCCCGCCCGGCGAAACCTCCGCACGGCGGACCGACACCTACGAGTCACCGGTCGCCGGGGACCACGCGTTCGACGCGCCGAGGGTCACCGCGGCGGACCCCGCGGGCCTGTTCAGCCAGCGGTTCCCTCACGGTCCCGAGGCGACGATTTCCGTGGAACCCCGCCGACCGCGCGACGTCCACGTCGGCGAGGGCGGCGAGCGAGTGATGGCGACGGGCGGCGACCGCTCCGGTCGCCGCAGCGAGAGCGGACTCGAATTCGCGGAACTGCGCGAGTATGTCACCGGCGACCCCGCCCGGAACATCGACTGGAAGACGACTGCCCGGATGGGCGAACCGTACGTCCGGGAGTACGAGAGCCAACCGAGACATGCGACCGCGCTGGTGTTCGACCACCGGGCGTCGCTCGGGCAGGGACCCGACGGCGCGACCAAACTCGACTACCTCCGGCAGGTCGCGCTGGCGGTCGCGCGGAACGCCCGAGAGCGCGGGGACCCCGTCGGACTCTACGCGGTCGGCGACGAGGGACCGACCGAACTCCTCGGCCCGGAAGTCGAGGACCGGCGATACGAGGAGGTCCGACGAGCGCTACGCGAATCGACCCCGACCGCGGCGGTCGGCGGTTCGGGCCCGAGCGTGACCCCGGCGACCGCCCGCCGTCGGGCCGACGACCTCGACGGCGACGCGAGCGAGTACGCGACGACGCTCCGGCCGTACTTCGAGGCCGCCGACCGCTACGTCTCGCAGTTGGACGACCACCCGCTGGCCGAGACCGTTCGGGTCGCTCGCTCGCGGTTCAAGTCCGCGGACCTGAACGTGCTGTTCACCGACGACGCCGACCCCGTCGAGACTATCGAGACCGTCAAACTCCTGCAACAGGGCGAGAGTCGCGTACTGGTGTTTCTCGCGCCGAGCGTCCTCTTCGAACCGGGCGGGTTGGCCGACTTCGAGCGGGGATACGCCCGGTATCTGGAGTTCGAGGAGTTCCGTCGCAGACTCGAACGCCTCGACCGCGTGACCGCCTTCGAGGTCGGACCGGGCGACCGGGTGGACGCCATCCTCGACGACCGCCGACGCAGGGCCGAGACGTAG
- a CDS encoding MoxR family ATPase yields the protein MTDPAELYQAVADETSRVLVANDDAVELLTIALLTDGHVILEGVPGVAKTTIARLFASAIDLEYNRIQMMPDVLPADVTGTHVYRESTGEFQLQRGPVFANVVMVDEINRATPKTQSALLEAMQEGQVTIEGDTHQLPTPFIVVATQNPIEMEGTFELPKAQRDRFQFKLDIDIPDRDDERTILDRFERDPDLTAEDVESVVSVEELYEAADAVRDVHVAEPVREYLLDVVAGTRSNSQIAYGASPRATLALLHVSKARAAIRDRDYVIPDDVKALARPTLVHRLVLEADTELADVSPEHVVDDVLDGVEPPGSETEVEPARPPSTDTTD from the coding sequence ATGACTGACCCGGCGGAACTCTATCAGGCGGTCGCCGACGAGACCAGTCGCGTCCTCGTGGCGAACGACGACGCGGTCGAACTACTCACTATCGCGCTCCTGACCGACGGTCACGTCATCCTCGAAGGCGTGCCGGGCGTCGCCAAGACGACTATCGCGCGCCTGTTCGCCTCCGCCATCGACTTGGAGTACAATCGGATTCAGATGATGCCGGACGTCCTCCCCGCCGACGTGACGGGGACTCACGTCTACCGGGAGTCCACCGGCGAGTTCCAACTCCAGCGCGGTCCTGTCTTCGCCAACGTCGTGATGGTGGACGAGATAAACCGCGCGACGCCGAAGACCCAGAGCGCCCTGCTGGAGGCCATGCAAGAGGGCCAAGTCACTATCGAAGGTGACACCCACCAGCTCCCGACGCCGTTCATCGTCGTCGCGACCCAGAACCCCATCGAGATGGAGGGCACCTTCGAACTCCCGAAAGCCCAGCGCGACCGGTTCCAGTTCAAACTCGACATCGACATCCCCGACCGGGACGACGAGCGGACCATCCTCGACCGGTTCGAGCGTGACCCCGACCTCACCGCTGAGGACGTGGAGTCTGTCGTCTCGGTCGAAGAACTCTACGAGGCAGCCGACGCAGTTCGTGACGTTCACGTCGCCGAGCCAGTGCGCGAGTACCTCCTCGACGTGGTGGCCGGGACCCGGTCGAACTCCCAGATTGCGTACGGCGCGTCGCCGCGGGCGACGCTGGCGCTCCTCCACGTGAGCAAGGCGCGGGCCGCCATCCGGGACCGCGACTACGTCATCCCCGACGACGTGAAGGCGCTCGCCCGACCGACGTTGGTCCACCGACTCGTACTGGAGGCCGACACCGAACTCGCGGACGTGTCGCCCGAGCACGTCGTGGACGACGTTCTCGACGGCGTGGAACCGCCGGGGAGCGAGACCGAGGTCGAACCCGCACGACCGCCGAGCACCGACACCACCGACTGA